A genomic window from Gossypium hirsutum isolate 1008001.06 chromosome D10, Gossypium_hirsutum_v2.1, whole genome shotgun sequence includes:
- the LOC107914802 gene encoding WD repeat-containing protein LWD1-like isoform 2 (isoform 2 is encoded by transcript variant 2), translating into MAASSDPNPEGSDEQQKRSEIYTYEAPWHIYAMNWSVRRDKKYRLAIASLLEHYNNRLEIVQLDDSNGEIRSDPNLSFDHPYPPTKTIFIPDKECQKPDLLATSSDFLRIWRISDDHSRVDLKSLLNGNKNSEFCGPLTSFDWNEAEPKRIGTSSIDTTCTIWDIERETVDTQLIAHDKEVYDIAWGGVGVFASVSADGSVRVFDLRDKEHSTIIYESSEPDTPLVRLGWNKQDPRYMATIIMDSAKVVVLDIRFPTLPVVELQRHQASVNAIAWAPHSSCHICTAGDDSQALIWDLSSMSQPVEGGLDPILAYTAGAEIEQLQWSSSQPDWVAIAFSTKLQILRL; encoded by the exons ATGGCCGCTAGCAGCGATCCTAACCCGGAGGGTTCCGATGAGCAGCAGAAACGATCCGAGATATACACTTACGAGGCCCCTTGGCATATCTACGCCATGAACTGGAGTGTCCGCCGCGACAAGAAATACCGTCTCGCCATCGCCAGCTTGCTCGAGCATTACAACAACCGCCTCGAGATTGTCCAGCTCGATGACTCCAATGGCGAGATCCGATCGGACCCAAATCTCTCCTTCGATCATCCTTATCCCCCGACCAAGACCATCTTCATCCCCGACAAGGAGTGCCAGAAACCCGACCTTCTCGCCACCTCCTCCGACTTCCTCCGCATTTGGCGCATCTCCGATGACCACTCCCGCGTTGACCTCAAGTCTCTCCTTAATGGCAATAAGAACAGTGAATTCTGCGGTCCTCTTACCTCCTTCGACTGGAATGAGGCGGAGCCCAAGCGAATCGGCACCTCCTCCATTGATACGACTTGTACTATATGGGATATCGAGAGGGAGACGGTGGATACCCAGCTTATCGCCCACGATAAGGAGGTTTATGATATTGCCTGGGGCGGCGTCGGTGTTTTTGCTTCCGTCTCTGCTGATGGGTCCGTTAGGGTTTTCGACCTGCGCGACAAGGAGCACTCCACTATCATTTATGAAAGTTCGGAGCCCGATACTCCGCTTGTACGGTTGGGGTGGAACAAGCAGGACCCGAGATATATGGCTACTATAATTATGGACAGTGCTAAGGTTGTTGTTTTGGATATCCGCTTCCCGACACTGCCGGTAGTTGAGCTGCAGAGGCACCAGGCTAGTGTCAATGCCATCGCATGGGCACCCCACAGCTCTTGCCACATTTGCACCGCCGGGGATGATTCCCAGGCCTTGATTTGGGACTTGTCCTCCATGAGTCAGCCTGTGGAGGGCGGGCTTGACCCCATCCTTGCCTACACCGCTGGAGCTGAAATCGAGCAGTTACAGTGGTCATCTTCCCAGCCTGATTGGGTTGCCATCGCCTTCTCCACCAAGCTTCAGATTCTCAGG TTGTGA
- the LOC107914802 gene encoding WD repeat-containing protein LWD1-like isoform 1 (isoform 1 is encoded by transcript variant 1) encodes MAASSDPNPEGSDEQQKRSEIYTYEAPWHIYAMNWSVRRDKKYRLAIASLLEHYNNRLEIVQLDDSNGEIRSDPNLSFDHPYPPTKTIFIPDKECQKPDLLATSSDFLRIWRISDDHSRVDLKSLLNGNKNSEFCGPLTSFDWNEAEPKRIGTSSIDTTCTIWDIERETVDTQLIAHDKEVYDIAWGGVGVFASVSADGSVRVFDLRDKEHSTIIYESSEPDTPLVRLGWNKQDPRYMATIIMDSAKVVVLDIRFPTLPVVELQRHQASVNAIAWAPHSSCHICTAGDDSQALIWDLSSMSQPVEGGLDPILAYTAGAEIEQLQWSSSQPDWVAIAFSTKLQILRV; translated from the coding sequence ATGGCCGCTAGCAGCGATCCTAACCCGGAGGGTTCCGATGAGCAGCAGAAACGATCCGAGATATACACTTACGAGGCCCCTTGGCATATCTACGCCATGAACTGGAGTGTCCGCCGCGACAAGAAATACCGTCTCGCCATCGCCAGCTTGCTCGAGCATTACAACAACCGCCTCGAGATTGTCCAGCTCGATGACTCCAATGGCGAGATCCGATCGGACCCAAATCTCTCCTTCGATCATCCTTATCCCCCGACCAAGACCATCTTCATCCCCGACAAGGAGTGCCAGAAACCCGACCTTCTCGCCACCTCCTCCGACTTCCTCCGCATTTGGCGCATCTCCGATGACCACTCCCGCGTTGACCTCAAGTCTCTCCTTAATGGCAATAAGAACAGTGAATTCTGCGGTCCTCTTACCTCCTTCGACTGGAATGAGGCGGAGCCCAAGCGAATCGGCACCTCCTCCATTGATACGACTTGTACTATATGGGATATCGAGAGGGAGACGGTGGATACCCAGCTTATCGCCCACGATAAGGAGGTTTATGATATTGCCTGGGGCGGCGTCGGTGTTTTTGCTTCCGTCTCTGCTGATGGGTCCGTTAGGGTTTTCGACCTGCGCGACAAGGAGCACTCCACTATCATTTATGAAAGTTCGGAGCCCGATACTCCGCTTGTACGGTTGGGGTGGAACAAGCAGGACCCGAGATATATGGCTACTATAATTATGGACAGTGCTAAGGTTGTTGTTTTGGATATCCGCTTCCCGACACTGCCGGTAGTTGAGCTGCAGAGGCACCAGGCTAGTGTCAATGCCATCGCATGGGCACCCCACAGCTCTTGCCACATTTGCACCGCCGGGGATGATTCCCAGGCCTTGATTTGGGACTTGTCCTCCATGAGTCAGCCTGTGGAGGGCGGGCTTGACCCCATCCTTGCCTACACCGCTGGAGCTGAAATCGAGCAGTTACAGTGGTCATCTTCCCAGCCTGATTGGGTTGCCATCGCCTTCTCCACCAAGCTTCAGATTCTCAGGGTATGA